The following coding sequences lie in one Pseudoxanthomonas sp. SE1 genomic window:
- a CDS encoding pyridoxine 5'-phosphate synthase, which produces MTLLSVNVNKIAVLRNSRGGSEPDVVRAARTCLSAGAHGVTVHPRPDQRHIRTADVHALSALTRERGVELNLEGNPFAPPREGYPGFLALCDAVRPAQATLVPDGDGQITSDHGFDFSRDMDRLQSFVAELKAMGCRVSLFVDAGCEGLAEAARVGADRIEIYTGPFAEAAARGDAPTALALCAHTAREAHALGLGVNAGHDLSQDNLGEFLAAVPDVLEVSIGHALIGEALYAGLERTVEAYLSILHATRGDTVSAGR; this is translated from the coding sequence GTGACCCTGCTCAGCGTCAACGTCAACAAGATCGCCGTCCTGCGCAACTCGCGCGGCGGCTCGGAGCCGGACGTGGTGCGTGCCGCCCGCACATGCCTGTCCGCAGGCGCGCATGGCGTCACCGTGCACCCGCGGCCGGACCAGCGGCACATCAGGACTGCGGACGTGCATGCGCTGTCGGCACTGACGCGCGAGCGCGGCGTCGAACTGAACCTGGAGGGCAATCCTTTCGCCCCGCCCCGCGAGGGCTATCCCGGGTTCCTTGCCCTGTGCGACGCCGTGCGTCCGGCGCAGGCGACGCTGGTACCGGACGGCGATGGGCAGATCACGTCAGACCATGGCTTCGATTTCAGTCGCGACATGGATCGCCTGCAGTCATTCGTCGCCGAACTGAAGGCGATGGGCTGTCGCGTCAGCCTGTTCGTCGACGCAGGCTGCGAAGGCCTGGCTGAAGCCGCCCGTGTTGGCGCGGATCGCATCGAAATCTATACCGGCCCGTTCGCCGAAGCCGCCGCGCGTGGCGACGCGCCAACCGCGCTGGCGCTGTGCGCCCACACCGCACGCGAAGCTCACGCCCTGGGCTTGGGCGTCAATGCCGGGCACGACCTGAGCCAGGACAATCTGGGGGAATTCCTGGCGGCGGTACCCGACGTCCTGGAGGTCTCCATCGGTCATGCGCTGATTGGCGAGGCGTTGTACGCCGGCCTCGAGCGCACGGTGGAAGCCTA
- the cls gene encoding cardiolipin synthase encodes MRNTLTSLWDTLGSVPNLQLWVTVAWLLYLVPLCAWIILQKREPVATLSWLLSLALLPYVGYLIYFLLGPQRIKRHQLRRTRSRESLDRYEVFAPIDGNSAELPMLAQKITGLPPSTATSVQQLVDGCATYQAILDAIAAADNHIHVEYYIFNGDRTGRRMLDALTAKAREGVKVRLLLDAVGSNRLKKRALQPLVEAGGEYAWFHPTRFRPFTRPWLNLRTHRKIVVVDGRIAFTGGINVTDDEDESLRDDAYRDLHLRLEGEIVRSIQQVFVEDWVYATGQQRKDFQGTRLWSASDANVQGGIAAQALVSGPDSAWEPIHRMKVAAIHEAKWRVWLVTPYFVPGEAARMALTSAALGGLDVRLVVPKVSDSRLVTLAARSYFDELLASGVKVYEYGPRMMHSKALLCDDAMAVIGSANFDHRSFRLNFEISMMFRDRGVAGTLAQWLEGEIAASEPVKLQRDRSLWRHRLPEALARLMSPLL; translated from the coding sequence ATGCGCAACACTCTGACCTCCCTCTGGGACACGCTTGGCTCGGTGCCGAACCTGCAGCTGTGGGTCACGGTGGCCTGGCTGCTCTATCTGGTGCCGCTGTGCGCCTGGATCATCCTGCAGAAGCGGGAACCGGTCGCCACGCTCAGCTGGCTGCTGTCGCTTGCGCTGTTGCCCTACGTGGGCTACCTGATCTACTTTCTGCTGGGGCCGCAGCGGATCAAGCGCCACCAGTTGCGCCGCACGCGCTCGCGCGAAAGTCTCGACCGCTACGAAGTCTTTGCGCCCATCGATGGCAACAGCGCCGAACTGCCGATGCTCGCGCAGAAGATCACGGGGTTGCCGCCTTCCACTGCCACGTCCGTGCAACAGCTGGTCGACGGTTGCGCCACTTACCAGGCGATCCTGGACGCGATCGCGGCGGCCGACAACCATATCCACGTCGAGTACTACATCTTCAATGGCGATCGCACCGGGCGGCGCATGCTGGACGCCCTGACGGCCAAGGCACGCGAGGGCGTGAAGGTCCGCCTGCTGCTGGACGCGGTGGGCTCCAACCGACTGAAGAAGCGCGCCCTGCAACCGCTGGTGGAAGCCGGCGGCGAGTACGCATGGTTCCACCCGACCAGGTTCAGGCCCTTCACCCGGCCCTGGCTCAACCTGCGCACCCATCGCAAGATCGTGGTGGTGGACGGTCGCATCGCCTTCACCGGCGGCATCAACGTCACCGACGATGAAGACGAGTCCTTGCGCGACGATGCCTACCGCGATCTGCACCTGCGCCTGGAAGGTGAGATCGTCCGCAGCATCCAGCAGGTGTTCGTGGAAGACTGGGTCTACGCCACAGGCCAGCAACGGAAGGATTTCCAGGGCACGCGCCTGTGGAGCGCGAGCGATGCGAACGTGCAGGGCGGCATCGCCGCGCAGGCGCTGGTGTCGGGGCCGGATTCGGCATGGGAGCCGATCCATCGCATGAAGGTGGCCGCCATCCACGAAGCGAAGTGGCGCGTGTGGCTGGTGACGCCTTACTTCGTGCCGGGCGAGGCGGCACGCATGGCGCTGACCTCGGCCGCGCTGGGCGGATTGGATGTCAGGCTGGTGGTTCCGAAAGTGAGTGATTCGAGGCTGGTGACGCTGGCCGCACGGTCCTACTTCGACGAGCTGCTGGCCTCAGGGGTGAAGGTCTACGAGTACGGACCGCGGATGATGCACAGCAAGGCGCTGCTCTGCGATGACGCCATGGCGGTCATCGGCAGCGCGAACTTCGACCACCGCAGTTTCCGCCTCAATTTCGAGATCTCGATGATGTTCCGCGACCGGGGCGTCGCCGGCACGCTGGCGCAGTGGCTCGAGGGCGAGATCGCCGCCAGCGAACCCGTGAAGCTGCAGCGCGACCGCTCGCTCTGGCGGCATCGGCTGCCCGAGGCGCTGGCCCGCCTGATGTCGCCGTTGCTGTGA